The Mesorhizobium loti genome includes a region encoding these proteins:
- a CDS encoding conjugal transfer protein produces MPDYTVPGYTVLVHRALTEPILLGGAPRAIAIMNGTLAGAVGLGLRLWLVGIAIWAIGHVAAVWAAKRDPLFADVVRRHLRIPAHFTV; encoded by the coding sequence ATGCCCGATTATACCGTGCCAGGCTATACGGTGCTCGTGCACCGCGCGCTGACCGAGCCGATCCTGCTCGGTGGCGCCCCGCGCGCCATTGCCATCATGAACGGGACGCTCGCGGGCGCCGTCGGGCTGGGGCTGCGTCTGTGGCTCGTCGGCATCGCCATCTGGGCGATCGGCCATGTTGCCGCCGTCTGGGCCGCCAAGCGCGATCCGCTTTTCGCCGACGTCGTTCGCCGGCATTTGCGCATCCCGGCGCATTTCACGGTTTGA
- a CDS encoding conjugal transfer protein TrbC translates to MIQRLRLARHRLPITISVATLSLVIAAPAHAAGSSMPWEQPLQQILQSIEGPVAKIMAVIIIIVTGLTLAFGDTSGGFRRLIQIVFGLSIAFAASSFFLSFFSFGGGALV, encoded by the coding sequence GTGATCCAACGCCTGCGCCTCGCGCGCCATCGTCTTCCAATAACCATTTCCGTCGCCACGCTGTCGCTGGTGATCGCCGCGCCCGCCCATGCCGCCGGCTCGTCGATGCCGTGGGAACAACCGCTGCAACAGATCCTCCAGTCGATCGAAGGCCCGGTCGCCAAGATCATGGCGGTGATCATCATCATCGTTACCGGCCTGACGCTCGCCTTCGGCGACACGTCGGGCGGCTTCCGTCGGCTTATCCAGATCGTGTTCGGCCTGTCCATCGCCTTCGCGGCATCGAGCTTCTTCCTGTCGTTCTTCTCGTTCGGCGGCGGAGCGCTGGTCTGA
- the trbB gene encoding P-type conjugative transfer ATPase TrbB — protein MANSHHSSEGLARGARMLRTALGSAIASYLDDAGIVEVMLNPDGRLWIDRLSEGLSDTGERLSAADGERIIRLVAHHVGAEVHAGAPRVSAELPETGERFEGLLPPVVAAPAFAIRKPAVAVFTLEDYVAAGIMSVRQADALRQGVATRANILVAGGTSTGKTTLINALLAEVAKTADRVVIIEDTRELQCAARNLVAMRTKDGVASLSDLVRSSLRLRPDRIPVGEVRGAEALELLKAWGTGHPGGLGTIHAGSAIGALRRMEQLIQEAVVTVPRALIAETIDLVAILSGRGSARRLSELARVDGLRPDGDYHLAPAVIEGDESSPLLIQSPEGENP, from the coding sequence ATGGCAAATTCGCATCACAGCTCAGAAGGCCTCGCGCGCGGCGCACGCATGTTGCGCACAGCACTCGGATCTGCGATCGCAAGCTATCTCGACGACGCGGGCATCGTCGAAGTGATGCTCAATCCCGATGGGCGTTTGTGGATCGACCGGTTGTCCGAGGGGTTGTCCGACACAGGAGAGCGCCTGTCGGCAGCTGACGGCGAGCGCATCATTCGCCTCGTCGCTCATCATGTTGGTGCCGAAGTCCATGCCGGCGCGCCACGCGTCTCGGCCGAGCTGCCCGAGACGGGGGAGCGGTTCGAGGGGCTTCTTCCTCCCGTCGTCGCAGCGCCGGCCTTCGCGATCCGCAAGCCCGCCGTCGCGGTCTTCACCCTTGAAGACTATGTCGCGGCCGGGATCATGTCGGTGCGCCAGGCGGACGCGCTGCGCCAGGGCGTTGCCACCCGCGCCAACATTCTGGTCGCTGGCGGCACATCCACGGGCAAGACCACGCTGATCAACGCGCTGTTGGCCGAAGTGGCCAAAACCGCCGATCGCGTCGTCATCATAGAGGATACGCGCGAGCTGCAATGCGCCGCGCGCAATCTCGTTGCGATGCGAACGAAAGACGGCGTCGCGTCGCTCTCCGATCTCGTTCGTTCATCGCTGCGCCTGCGCCCCGACCGCATTCCGGTCGGCGAAGTGCGCGGAGCCGAGGCGCTCGAACTGCTCAAGGCCTGGGGCACCGGCCACCCCGGCGGCCTCGGCACGATCCACGCCGGCAGCGCCATTGGCGCGCTGCGACGGATGGAACAGCTCATCCAGGAAGCCGTCGTCACGGTTCCACGCGCGCTGATCGCCGAGACAATCGACCTGGTTGCCATCCTTTCCGGCCGCGGCTCCGCGCGCCGGCTGTCCGAACTCGCCCGTGTCGATGGCCTGCGCCCGGACGGTGATTACCATCTCGCGCCAGCCGTCATCGAAGGTGACGAAAGTTCGCCCCTGCTCATCCAAAGCCCCGAAGGAGAAAATCCGTGA